The Amycolatopsis mongoliensis genome includes a window with the following:
- a CDS encoding 4'-phosphopantetheinyl transferase family protein yields the protein MEIVVRWSSPLPAEERFLRLLDEVEQGRFDAYRQDADKRRFLTGRVLAKTVAAERLGLAVEAVKFDATCEDCGKPHGRPRIPGADLTLSISHSGELIGVAATPSVPVGLDVETAGRKADDGLIEYALSPAEAAHLTGLSDAEKAAAFFVYWTRKEAVMKATGKGLRIPLKSITFSRFDEPARLVESGDPALEPARTRLADLKAADGYRAAIAVLTTDELSVTEEHWVP from the coding sequence ATGGAGATCGTGGTCCGCTGGTCGTCCCCGCTGCCCGCCGAAGAGCGTTTCCTGCGCCTGCTGGACGAGGTCGAGCAAGGCCGCTTCGACGCGTACCGGCAGGACGCGGACAAGCGGCGCTTCCTCACCGGCCGGGTGCTGGCGAAGACGGTGGCGGCGGAGCGGCTGGGGCTGGCCGTCGAGGCCGTGAAGTTCGACGCGACCTGCGAAGACTGCGGAAAGCCGCACGGCAGGCCGCGGATCCCCGGCGCGGACCTGACGCTGTCGATCTCGCACTCGGGCGAGCTGATCGGCGTCGCGGCGACGCCGTCGGTCCCGGTGGGCCTGGACGTCGAGACGGCCGGCCGCAAGGCGGACGACGGCCTGATCGAATACGCGTTGAGCCCGGCGGAGGCGGCGCACCTGACCGGCCTGAGCGACGCGGAGAAGGCGGCGGCGTTCTTCGTCTACTGGACGCGCAAGGAAGCCGTCATGAAGGCCACGGGCAAGGGCCTGCGCATCCCGCTGAAGAGCATCACGTTCTCCCGCTTCGACGAACCGGCGCGGCTGGTGGAGTCGGGCGACCCGGCCCTGGAGCCGGCCCGCACGCGGCTGGCGGACCTCAAGGCCGCCGACGGCTACCGCGCGGCCATCGCGGTCCTGACCACCGACGAGCTGTCGGTGACCGAGGAACACTGGGTGCCCTAG